The following are from one region of the Acidimicrobiales bacterium genome:
- a CDS encoding thioredoxin family protein, which produces MDRLLLVAALVVAAVVVAQVLQRRRPEPPTQGRWQVPTQLDRADFDGADRPWLVVVFTSTTCESCAKAVEKASALESPEVAFQAVPYQERKDLHQRYAVEVVPAILAVDPDGVVQASFVGTPTATDLWAAVAEARNPGSSPEPDLGRPPELQ; this is translated from the coding sequence ATGGACCGCCTGCTCCTCGTCGCCGCCCTCGTCGTGGCCGCCGTCGTGGTGGCCCAGGTCCTGCAACGGCGCCGCCCCGAGCCGCCGACGCAGGGCCGCTGGCAGGTGCCCACCCAGCTTGATCGAGCCGACTTCGACGGCGCCGACCGGCCGTGGCTGGTGGTGGTCTTCACCTCCACGACGTGCGAGTCGTGCGCCAAAGCGGTGGAGAAGGCGTCGGCCCTGGAGAGCCCCGAGGTCGCCTTCCAGGCGGTGCCTTACCAAGAGCGCAAGGACCTGCACCAGCGCTACGCCGTCGAGGTGGTGCCCGCCATCCTGGCCGTCGACCCCGACGGCGTGGTGCAGGCCTCGTTCGTCGGCACGCCAACGGCTACCGACCTGTGGGCCGCCGTGGCCGAAGCCCGCAACCCCGGCTCCAGCCCCGAGCCCGACCTCGGCCGCCCGCCCGAGCTGCAGTGA
- the ftsH gene encoding ATP-dependent zinc metalloprotease FtsH produces the protein MPGQPGQEQNWRWAMIALFVLVVGVLVLPSLFNPKPRSEMTYNELIRTAGEGRVAKATVNNDSGRITGELRDGTRFAVNGPVPLPDGVEVVLREKVDKLEFERTTPSILGALLPYLLPIGLLIGFWVWMSRRAQGQMSGLMSIGRSKAKVYTTERPKTTFNDVAGYDGVKQEIREVVDFLKSPGRFKEIGARIPKGVLLVGPPGTGKTLLARAVAGEAGVPFMSVTGSDFMEMFVGVGASRVRDLFQTARKQAPAIIFVDEIDSIGRKRGAGLGGGHDEREQTLNQMLSEMDGFETTEGIVMMAATNRPDILDPALLRPGRFDRQIVVPLPDLEERLPILRVHCRDKRIGPDVDLTLVARGTPGMSGADLANLVNEAALHAVRRGSDAVHMEDFEAARDRVIMGQRRESLALSEGEKERVAYHEGGHAVLAYVLPNADPVHKVTILPTGMALGVTQQLPMEERHIYPREYIEDSLAVRMGGRVAELIIYGTLSTGANNDLVGNTELARKMVREWGMSDRIGPMAWGAAGMVFLGEDLMHSRDYSDVTQHAIDEEVEHILRAQEERAMVELRKHRKGLEAVARALLEHETIDGAEVGRLVDDAFGRPVHPNGNKGSEVPTFATGPVADDTTVIEPHR, from the coding sequence GTGCCCGGTCAACCCGGCCAGGAGCAGAACTGGCGGTGGGCCATGATCGCCCTGTTCGTGCTGGTCGTCGGCGTCTTGGTGCTGCCCTCGCTGTTCAACCCCAAGCCCCGCAGCGAGATGACCTACAACGAGCTCATCCGCACGGCAGGCGAGGGGCGGGTGGCCAAGGCCACGGTCAACAACGACAGCGGGCGCATCACCGGCGAACTTCGTGACGGCACCCGCTTCGCCGTGAACGGGCCGGTCCCGCTGCCCGACGGGGTCGAGGTGGTGCTGCGGGAGAAGGTCGACAAGCTCGAGTTCGAGCGCACCACACCGTCGATCCTGGGGGCGCTGCTCCCCTACCTGCTGCCCATCGGCCTACTCATCGGGTTCTGGGTGTGGATGAGCCGGCGGGCGCAGGGCCAGATGAGTGGCCTCATGTCGATCGGGCGATCGAAGGCCAAGGTGTACACGACGGAGCGGCCCAAGACGACGTTCAACGACGTGGCGGGCTACGACGGGGTGAAGCAGGAGATCCGCGAGGTCGTCGACTTCCTGAAGTCGCCCGGGCGCTTCAAGGAGATCGGCGCCCGCATCCCCAAGGGCGTGCTGCTGGTCGGCCCGCCGGGCACGGGCAAGACCCTGCTGGCCCGGGCGGTGGCAGGCGAGGCGGGCGTGCCGTTCATGTCGGTCACCGGCTCCGACTTCATGGAGATGTTCGTGGGCGTGGGCGCGTCGCGGGTGCGCGACCTGTTCCAGACCGCCCGTAAGCAGGCGCCCGCCATCATCTTCGTCGACGAGATCGACTCCATCGGGCGCAAGCGGGGCGCCGGCTTGGGCGGCGGCCACGACGAGCGGGAGCAGACGCTCAACCAGATGCTCTCGGAGATGGACGGCTTCGAGACCACCGAAGGCATCGTGATGATGGCGGCCACCAACCGGCCCGACATCCTCGACCCTGCGTTGCTGCGGCCCGGGCGCTTCGACCGCCAGATCGTGGTGCCGTTGCCCGACCTGGAGGAACGGCTGCCGATCCTGCGGGTGCACTGCCGCGACAAGCGCATCGGCCCTGACGTCGACCTCACACTGGTGGCCCGGGGCACGCCGGGCATGAGCGGAGCCGACCTGGCCAACCTGGTGAACGAGGCCGCCCTGCACGCGGTGCGGCGGGGTTCCGACGCCGTGCACATGGAGGACTTCGAGGCCGCCCGCGACCGGGTAATCATGGGGCAGCGGCGCGAGTCGCTGGCCCTGTCGGAGGGCGAGAAGGAGCGGGTCGCCTACCACGAGGGCGGCCACGCCGTGCTGGCCTACGTGCTGCCCAACGCCGATCCTGTGCACAAGGTCACGATCCTGCCCACGGGCATGGCACTGGGCGTCACCCAGCAGTTGCCCATGGAGGAGCGCCACATCTATCCCCGGGAGTACATCGAGGACTCGTTGGCGGTGCGCATGGGCGGCCGGGTGGCCGAGCTCATCATCTACGGCACGTTGTCGACCGGCGCCAACAACGACTTAGTGGGCAACACCGAGCTGGCCCGCAAGATGGTGCGGGAGTGGGGCATGTCCGACCGCATCGGGCCGATGGCGTGGGGCGCGGCGGGCATGGTGTTCCTGGGCGAGGACCTCATGCACTCGCGCGACTACTCCGACGTGACCCAGCACGCCATCGACGAAGAGGTCGAGCACATCCTGCGGGCGCAGGAGGAGCGGGCCATGGTCGAGCTGCGCAAGCACCGCAAGGGGTTGGAGGCGGTGGCGCGGGCACTGTTGGAGCACGAGACCATCGACGGGGCCGAGGTGGGGCGCTTGGTCGACGACGCCTTCGGCCGGCCCGTGCACCCCAACGGCAACAAGGGCAGCGAGGTGCCGACATTCGCCACCGGCCCGGTGGCCGACGACACCACGGTCATCGAGCCACACCGGTAG
- a CDS encoding DUF3499 family protein, with product MDRTRHCARPGCGDPASAIMTYGYASRTVWLHSPGEEPDPTAAWGLCSTHSDNLRVPMGWALVDERTPIIQLRPQIAV from the coding sequence ATGGACCGCACTCGCCATTGCGCCCGGCCCGGTTGCGGTGATCCGGCGTCGGCGATCATGACTTACGGCTACGCGAGCCGCACCGTGTGGCTCCACAGCCCGGGCGAAGAGCCCGATCCCACCGCGGCCTGGGGCCTGTGCAGCACGCACTCCGACAACCTGCGCGTGCCCATGGGCTGGGCGCTGGTCGACGAGCGCACCCCCATCATCCAACTGCGCCCGCAGATCGCCGTCTGA
- a CDS encoding CPBP family intramembrane glutamic endopeptidase: MTDEEPTPQAQPRWGIPDALLTLLGATLLSTLTGGLWFAASGADEGSYGVAMAGLVGLWGGFVGLPFLIARAKGSGSLATDYGASFEANDVGIGVAAGVGSQFVLMPLLYIPLRLLLPDTFADPGENAEELFDRARGVGVVFMVLALTVGAPLVEELFFRGLLQRSLVRRLGPAVGIAVAAVVFGLTHYDPAALPGLVAFGVVLGVLAYRSGRLGPAVVAHIAFNTATVAIFLATR; encoded by the coding sequence GTGACCGACGAGGAACCGACACCGCAGGCGCAACCCCGCTGGGGCATCCCCGACGCCCTCCTGACCCTCCTGGGGGCGACCCTCCTCTCCACCCTCACCGGCGGCCTGTGGTTCGCGGCATCCGGCGCTGACGAAGGCAGCTATGGCGTGGCCATGGCCGGCCTCGTCGGCCTGTGGGGCGGCTTCGTCGGCCTGCCCTTCCTCATCGCCCGCGCCAAAGGTTCGGGCAGCCTCGCCACCGACTACGGGGCGTCCTTCGAAGCCAACGACGTGGGCATCGGCGTCGCCGCCGGGGTGGGCTCGCAGTTCGTCCTCATGCCCCTCCTCTACATCCCGCTGCGCCTGCTCCTGCCCGACACATTCGCCGACCCCGGCGAGAACGCCGAGGAACTGTTCGACCGGGCCCGCGGCGTGGGCGTCGTCTTCATGGTCCTCGCCCTCACCGTCGGTGCCCCGCTGGTGGAGGAACTGTTCTTCCGCGGCCTCCTGCAGCGCTCGCTCGTGCGCCGCCTCGGCCCTGCCGTGGGCATCGCCGTGGCCGCCGTCGTCTTCGGGCTCACCCACTACGACCCCGCGGCGCTGCCCGGCCTCGTCGCCTTCGGCGTGGTGCTGGGCGTGCTGGCCTACCGCTCCGGCCGCCTCGGTCCCGCCGTCGTCGCCCACATCGCCTTCAACACGGCGACCGTCGCCATCTTCCTCGCCACCCGTTGA